A section of the Pimelobacter simplex genome encodes:
- a CDS encoding 3-oxoacid CoA-transferase subunit B — protein MTTAEHLDRGPLSMDELAEVIARDIPEGSFVNLGIGQPTKIADHLPAERGVVLHTENGMLGMGPAAHGDEVDADLTNAGKVPVTELPGASYFHHADSFAMMRGGHLDVCVLGAYQVAGNGDLANWHTGKPGAIPAVGGAMDLAIGAKDVLVMMSLFGKDGSPKLVPACTYPLTGVGCVSRVYTDHGVFEVGGDAVVVRETWGISVADLRRRLGVPLATSG, from the coding sequence ATGACCACCGCCGAGCACCTCGACCGCGGCCCCCTCTCGATGGACGAGCTCGCCGAGGTCATCGCCCGCGACATCCCCGAGGGCTCCTTCGTGAACCTCGGCATCGGCCAGCCCACCAAGATCGCCGACCACCTGCCCGCCGAGCGCGGCGTCGTCCTGCACACCGAGAACGGCATGCTCGGCATGGGCCCCGCGGCCCACGGCGACGAGGTGGACGCGGACCTGACCAACGCCGGCAAGGTGCCGGTCACCGAGCTGCCGGGAGCGTCGTACTTCCACCACGCGGACTCGTTCGCGATGATGCGCGGCGGCCACCTCGACGTCTGCGTGCTCGGCGCCTACCAGGTCGCCGGCAACGGCGACCTCGCCAACTGGCACACCGGCAAGCCCGGCGCGATCCCCGCCGTGGGTGGCGCGATGGACCTCGCCATCGGCGCCAAGGACGTCCTCGTGATGATGTCGCTCTTCGGCAAGGACGGCTCGCCCAAGCTCGTCCCGGCCTGCACCTATCCGCTCACCGGCGTGGGCTGCGTGAGCCGGGTCTACACCGACCACGGGGTGTTCGAGGTCGGCGGTGACGCGGTCGTCGTCCGGGAGACGTGGGGGATCAGCGTCGCGGACCTGCGCCGCCGGCTCGGCGTGCCGCTCGCGACCAGCGGCTGA
- the lon gene encoding endopeptidase La has translation MTNPIQLPVLFLSDVVVLPGMVVRVELDEPARAAIDAAQIAARESGETAQVLVAPRLEDRYASYGVVATVEKVGRFSGGAPAAVLKAGGRARIGSGVTGPGAALWVEVEPVEADTITDEARTLADEYKSLVVGLLQRREAWQVADTVTRIDDPATLADTAGYAPWLSDDRKRQLLETADVVARLRLVVEWTREHVAESEVSDKIDSEVRESLEKSQREFLLRQQLAAIRKELGEGDPDGGDDYRSRIEAAEVPDAVREALLREVDKLERSSDQNPEAGWIRTWLDTVLDLPWSVRTEDDNDIAAARAVLDADHHGLDEVKDRITEYLAVRARRAERGLEVVGGRGSGAVVLLAGPPGVGKTSLGESVARSLGRQFVRVALGGVRDEAEIRGHRRTYVGALPGRIVRAIKEAGSMNPVVLLDEVDKVGSDYRGDPAAALLEVLDPAQNHTFRDHYLELDLDLSDVLFIATANDVGAIPAALLDRMELVSIDGYTEEDKVAIARDFLVPRQLERAALSADEVTITDEALREIAANYTREAGVRQVERLLAKAFRKATARLASGESDRVDIGVDQLTDLIGRPRFTPDVEERTSVPGVATGLAVTGMGGDVLYVETSVASGEAGLTVTGQLGDVMKESARIALSWVRSHAAELGIPAAAFEQSIHVHFPAGAVPKDGPSAGVTMVTALVSLLTGRPVRSDIAMTGEVTLSGRVLPIGGVKQKLLAAQRAGVAEVFIPERNRPDLDDVPAEILEQLTVTPVGVVTEILERALVTTAAADTTATTDAVPGHQAA, from the coding sequence ATGACGAACCCGATCCAGCTTCCGGTGCTGTTCCTCTCCGATGTGGTGGTGCTCCCCGGGATGGTGGTCCGGGTCGAGCTCGACGAGCCCGCCCGAGCCGCCATCGACGCCGCCCAGATTGCTGCCCGCGAGTCCGGTGAGACCGCCCAGGTCCTCGTCGCTCCGCGGCTCGAGGACCGCTACGCGTCGTACGGCGTCGTGGCCACGGTCGAGAAGGTCGGCCGGTTCTCCGGCGGCGCGCCCGCGGCCGTGCTCAAGGCCGGCGGCCGAGCACGCATCGGCAGCGGTGTCACCGGACCCGGTGCGGCCCTGTGGGTCGAGGTCGAGCCCGTCGAGGCCGACACGATCACCGACGAGGCGCGCACGTTGGCCGACGAGTACAAGTCGCTCGTGGTCGGCCTCCTCCAGCGCCGCGAGGCGTGGCAGGTCGCCGACACCGTCACCCGGATCGACGACCCCGCGACCCTGGCCGACACCGCGGGCTACGCACCCTGGCTCTCCGACGACCGCAAGCGACAGCTGCTCGAGACGGCCGACGTCGTCGCCCGGCTGCGCCTGGTCGTCGAGTGGACCCGGGAGCACGTCGCCGAGTCCGAGGTCAGCGACAAGATCGACTCCGAGGTGCGCGAGTCGCTGGAGAAGTCCCAGCGCGAGTTCCTGCTGCGCCAGCAGCTCGCCGCCATCCGCAAGGAGCTCGGCGAGGGTGACCCCGACGGCGGCGACGACTACCGCAGCCGGATCGAGGCCGCCGAGGTCCCGGACGCCGTCCGCGAGGCGCTGCTGCGCGAGGTCGACAAGCTGGAGCGCTCCAGCGACCAGAACCCCGAGGCCGGCTGGATCCGGACCTGGCTCGACACCGTCCTCGACCTGCCCTGGTCGGTGCGGACCGAGGACGACAACGACATCGCCGCGGCCCGCGCGGTGCTCGACGCCGACCACCACGGGCTCGACGAGGTCAAGGACCGGATCACCGAGTACCTGGCCGTCCGCGCGCGCCGTGCCGAGCGCGGGCTCGAGGTCGTCGGCGGACGGGGCTCCGGCGCCGTCGTCCTGCTGGCGGGACCTCCGGGCGTCGGCAAGACCTCGCTCGGCGAGTCGGTCGCGCGGTCCCTGGGCCGTCAGTTCGTGCGCGTCGCCCTCGGCGGGGTCCGCGACGAGGCCGAGATCCGCGGTCACCGCCGGACGTACGTCGGCGCGCTGCCCGGCCGCATCGTCCGCGCGATCAAGGAGGCCGGCTCGATGAACCCGGTCGTCCTCCTCGACGAGGTCGACAAGGTCGGCTCGGACTACCGCGGCGACCCCGCGGCGGCCCTGCTCGAGGTCCTCGACCCCGCGCAGAACCACACCTTCCGCGACCATTACCTCGAGCTCGACCTGGACCTGTCCGACGTGCTGTTCATCGCCACGGCGAACGACGTCGGCGCCATCCCGGCGGCCCTGCTCGACCGCATGGAGCTGGTCTCGATCGACGGCTACACGGAGGAGGACAAGGTCGCGATCGCCCGCGACTTCCTGGTCCCGCGCCAGCTCGAGCGGGCCGCGCTGTCGGCCGACGAGGTGACCATCACGGACGAGGCGCTGCGCGAGATCGCGGCGAACTACACCCGCGAGGCCGGCGTACGCCAGGTCGAGCGGCTGCTGGCCAAGGCGTTCCGCAAGGCGACCGCGCGGCTCGCGTCGGGTGAGTCCGACCGCGTCGACATCGGCGTCGACCAGCTCACGGACCTCATCGGGCGGCCGCGGTTCACCCCCGACGTCGAGGAGCGGACCTCGGTGCCCGGTGTCGCCACCGGCCTCGCGGTCACCGGCATGGGCGGTGACGTCCTCTACGTCGAGACCTCCGTCGCCTCCGGCGAGGCGGGGCTCACCGTCACGGGCCAGCTCGGCGACGTGATGAAGGAGTCCGCGCGGATCGCGCTCTCGTGGGTGCGCTCGCACGCCGCCGAGCTGGGCATCCCGGCCGCTGCCTTCGAGCAGTCGATCCACGTGCACTTCCCGGCGGGCGCCGTACCCAAGGACGGGCCGTCGGCCGGCGTCACCATGGTCACCGCATTGGTCTCGCTGCTCACCGGTCGCCCGGTGCGCTCCGACATCGCGATGACCGGCGAGGTCACGCTCTCCGGTCGGGTGCTCCCGATCGGCGGGGTGAAGCAGAAGCTCCTCGCCGCCCAGCGGGCCGGCGTGGCCGAGGTGTTCATCCCCGAGCGCAACCGGCCCGACCTGGACGACGTCCCGGCCGAGATCCTCGAGCAGCTCACCGTCACGCCGGTCGGCGTGGTCACCGAGATCCTCGAGCGGGCGCTGGTCACCACCGCGGCCGCGGACACGACCGCGACCACGGACGCGGTTCCGGGGCACCAAGCGGCCTGA
- a CDS encoding Uma2 family endonuclease translates to MAARSTPMLTRDDLDRMPDDGNRYELIEGEIVVSGAPTLHHQIAVTRLIVALHTACPEHLLVTQAPFDVVLSEHTVVQPDVLVLDPETVDDRGLAGPPLLAVEVLSPSTRHRDLGLKKRVYEQAGVAAYWVVDVAGDQATLTAWDLRDGAYVAAAAVAGDEEWVARVPFEVRVAPGRLRR, encoded by the coding sequence ATGGCCGCCCGTTCGACCCCGATGCTCACCCGCGACGACCTCGACCGGATGCCCGACGACGGCAACCGGTACGAGCTGATCGAGGGTGAGATCGTCGTGTCCGGCGCACCGACCCTGCATCACCAGATCGCCGTGACCCGGCTGATCGTCGCGCTCCACACGGCCTGTCCCGAGCACCTGCTGGTGACCCAGGCGCCCTTCGACGTCGTGCTGAGCGAGCACACCGTCGTCCAGCCCGACGTCCTGGTGCTCGATCCCGAGACAGTCGACGACCGCGGCCTGGCCGGCCCACCGCTGCTGGCCGTCGAGGTGCTCTCCCCGAGCACCCGACACCGCGACCTCGGCCTCAAGAAGCGCGTCTACGAGCAGGCCGGCGTCGCGGCCTACTGGGTCGTCGACGTCGCGGGCGACCAGGCCACGCTGACCGCCTGGGACCTCCGCGACGGCGCCTACGTCGCCGCCGCGGCGGTGGCCGGCGACGAGGAGTGGGTGGCGCGGGTCCCCTTCGAGGTCAGGGTCGCCCCTGGGAGGCTCCGACGCTGA
- a CDS encoding DNA repair helicase XPB, translating into MTDGPLIVQSDKSLLLEVDHPQAAECRKAIAPFAELERSPEHIHTYRLTPLGLWNARAAGHDAEQVVDTLLAFSRYPVPHALLVDVAETMARYGRLRLEKHPTHGLVLASTDRPVLEEVLRAKKIAGMLGSRIDDDTVAVHPSERGNLKQALLKLGWPAEDYAGYVDGEAHQIDLAEDGWTLRDYQRDAAESFWHGGSGVVVLPCGAGKTLVGAAAMAHAQATTLILVTNTVSARQWKDELVRRTSLTPDEIGEYSGTVKEIRPVTIATYQVITTKRKGVYPHLELFDARDWGLIVYDEVHLLPAPIFRMTADLQARRRIGLTATLVREDGREGDVFSLIGPKRYDAPWKDIEAQGWIAPADCIEVRVSLPDASRMTYATAEPEERYRLAACTPEKVGVVRDLVARHAGQPTLVIGQYLEQLDELAAALDAPVITGQTSVKERQRLFDAFRSGELGLLVVSKVANFSIDLPTAEVAIQVSGSFGSRQEEAQRLGRLLRPGEPGPDGERKIAHFYTIVARDTVDAEFAQNRQRFLAEQGYAYRIVDAGDELAGR; encoded by the coding sequence GTGACCGACGGACCCCTGATCGTGCAGTCGGACAAGTCCCTGCTCCTCGAGGTGGACCACCCTCAAGCCGCCGAGTGCCGCAAGGCGATCGCCCCCTTCGCCGAGCTGGAGCGCTCCCCCGAGCACATCCACACCTACCGGCTCACCCCGCTGGGGCTCTGGAACGCCCGCGCCGCCGGCCACGACGCCGAGCAGGTGGTCGACACCCTGCTCGCCTTCTCGCGCTACCCCGTGCCGCACGCGCTGCTCGTCGACGTCGCCGAGACGATGGCCCGCTACGGCCGGCTCCGCCTGGAGAAGCACCCCACGCACGGCCTCGTCCTCGCCTCGACGGACCGTCCCGTGCTCGAGGAGGTGCTGCGGGCCAAGAAGATCGCCGGCATGCTCGGCAGCCGGATCGACGACGACACGGTCGCGGTGCATCCCTCGGAGCGTGGCAACCTCAAGCAGGCGCTGCTCAAGCTGGGCTGGCCGGCCGAGGACTACGCCGGCTACGTCGACGGCGAGGCCCACCAGATCGACCTCGCCGAGGACGGCTGGACGCTGCGCGACTACCAGCGCGACGCGGCCGAGTCGTTCTGGCATGGCGGCTCGGGCGTCGTCGTCCTGCCCTGCGGGGCCGGCAAGACGCTGGTCGGCGCGGCCGCGATGGCCCATGCCCAGGCGACCACGCTGATCCTGGTGACCAACACGGTGAGCGCTCGGCAGTGGAAGGACGAGCTGGTCCGCCGGACGTCGCTGACGCCCGACGAGATCGGCGAGTACTCCGGCACGGTCAAGGAGATCCGGCCGGTCACCATCGCGACGTACCAGGTCATCACGACCAAGCGGAAGGGCGTCTATCCGCACCTCGAGCTGTTCGACGCCCGCGACTGGGGCCTCATCGTGTACGACGAGGTGCACCTCCTCCCTGCTCCGATCTTCCGGATGACCGCCGACCTCCAGGCCCGCCGCCGGATCGGCCTGACCGCCACGCTGGTCCGCGAGGACGGCCGCGAGGGCGACGTGTTCTCGCTCATCGGCCCCAAGCGGTACGACGCCCCGTGGAAGGACATCGAGGCCCAGGGCTGGATCGCCCCCGCCGACTGCATCGAGGTACGGGTCTCGCTCCCCGACGCCTCGCGGATGACCTATGCGACCGCCGAGCCAGAGGAGCGCTACCGCCTCGCGGCCTGCACCCCCGAGAAGGTCGGCGTCGTGCGCGACCTCGTGGCCCGCCACGCCGGGCAGCCCACCTTGGTGATCGGCCAGTACCTGGAGCAGCTCGACGAGCTCGCGGCCGCCCTCGACGCTCCCGTGATCACCGGGCAGACCTCGGTCAAGGAGCGCCAGCGGCTCTTCGACGCCTTCCGCTCGGGCGAGCTCGGGCTGCTCGTGGTGTCGAAGGTCGCGAACTTCTCCATCGACCTGCCGACCGCCGAGGTCGCCATCCAGGTGTCGGGGTCGTTCGGCTCCCGCCAGGAGGAGGCCCAGCGCCTCGGCCGGCTGCTGCGCCCCGGGGAGCCCGGGCCCGACGGCGAGCGGAAGATCGCGCACTTCTACACGATCGTCGCGCGCGACACCGTCGACGCCGAGTTCGCCCAGAACCGGCAGCGGTTCCTGGCCGAGCAGGGCTACGCCTATCGGATCGTCGACGCCGGGGACGAGCTCGCCGGCCGCTGA
- a CDS encoding helicase-associated domain-containing protein — protein sequence MLDALVVAGQTTDPELVEIVHAEPGYAAAVLTRLRDLALAWDTPEGLRPLSGISDALIGGRDAGVSGIRPRTATPRAPEEIAATIAGLPEGARKLLDHVVDEGGTAKSGSARIGLAPEDAETPAELLIALRLLVPGGSLLPGLLVVPGEVGLALRGGRTTTEPVDVVPAVASAERPSRLTLSAAAGAATDVVRRTELLLEWWGHRPAAALRTTGLGVRELRATAAHLQVSESEAALVIEVASEAGLLGTRADADGNQVWVPTTEFDRWRELPTAERWARLAQAWLTSPRLPSLVGERGPDQKPWNALTPELSAAGMPEAKAMALAALADLPEGHGLAAGTGLPSLVTRLAWERPRRPRTRPDLVAWAVAEAAVLGITGAETLAPYAAPLLAGADPAPALAELLPPPVDHVLVQADLTAVAPGPLEPDLARQLQQVADVESHGAATVYRFTPDSVRRALDAGWTAAELHAFVLAASRTPIPQPLSYLIDDVVRSFGRLRVGVASSFVRSEDEAALAALENHPKAAGLGLQRIAPTVLVSTVPIDVLLPRLRELGAAPVVEGPDGVVRVGAAEALRARSPRTREVTDAARAAARQSAQVVAAVQTLREGDEAARNRPASASLPGGGVLSALRDAIERRGTVLIGFTDNQGVVAERAILPLTVEGGQLTARDADADADDLDAERRYAVHRINRVVPTGT from the coding sequence GTGCTAGATGCCCTCGTGGTGGCCGGCCAAACCACCGATCCGGAACTCGTCGAGATCGTCCACGCCGAGCCCGGGTACGCCGCCGCGGTGCTGACCCGGCTGCGCGACCTCGCGCTCGCCTGGGACACCCCGGAGGGCCTGCGCCCGCTCAGCGGGATCTCCGACGCCCTCATCGGCGGCCGGGACGCCGGGGTCAGCGGGATCCGGCCGCGCACCGCCACCCCGCGAGCGCCCGAGGAGATCGCGGCGACCATCGCGGGTCTGCCCGAGGGCGCCCGCAAGCTGCTCGACCACGTCGTCGACGAGGGCGGCACGGCGAAGTCCGGCAGCGCCCGGATCGGCCTGGCTCCCGAGGACGCCGAGACGCCCGCCGAGCTGCTCATCGCGCTCCGGCTGCTCGTCCCCGGCGGCTCGCTGCTGCCCGGTCTGTTGGTCGTCCCCGGCGAGGTCGGGCTCGCCCTCCGCGGAGGCCGTACGACGACCGAGCCGGTCGACGTCGTCCCGGCCGTGGCCTCGGCCGAGCGCCCGTCCCGGCTCACCCTGAGCGCAGCGGCCGGCGCCGCCACCGACGTCGTACGACGTACCGAGCTGCTGCTCGAGTGGTGGGGCCACCGCCCCGCCGCCGCCCTGCGCACGACCGGGCTGGGCGTGCGCGAGCTGCGCGCCACCGCCGCCCACCTCCAGGTGAGCGAGAGCGAGGCCGCCCTGGTGATCGAGGTCGCCAGCGAGGCCGGCCTCCTCGGGACCCGCGCGGACGCCGACGGCAACCAGGTCTGGGTCCCGACCACCGAGTTCGACCGCTGGCGCGAGCTGCCGACCGCCGAGCGCTGGGCGCGCCTGGCCCAGGCCTGGCTGACCAGCCCTCGGCTGCCGTCGCTGGTCGGCGAGCGCGGCCCGGACCAGAAGCCCTGGAACGCGCTGACCCCCGAGCTGTCCGCGGCCGGGATGCCGGAGGCCAAGGCGATGGCCCTCGCTGCGCTCGCGGACCTGCCCGAGGGCCACGGGCTCGCCGCCGGGACCGGGCTGCCCTCGCTCGTCACCCGGCTCGCCTGGGAGCGCCCCCGCCGGCCCCGCACCCGGCCCGACCTCGTCGCGTGGGCGGTCGCCGAGGCGGCGGTCCTCGGCATCACGGGCGCCGAGACCCTGGCGCCGTATGCCGCACCACTGCTCGCCGGCGCCGACCCCGCACCGGCCCTGGCCGAGCTGCTGCCCCCGCCGGTCGACCACGTGCTCGTCCAGGCCGACCTCACCGCCGTCGCCCCCGGCCCGCTCGAGCCCGACCTCGCCCGGCAGCTCCAGCAGGTCGCCGACGTGGAGTCGCACGGCGCGGCGACCGTCTACCGCTTCACCCCCGACTCCGTACGACGGGCGCTCGACGCCGGCTGGACCGCGGCCGAGCTGCACGCGTTCGTCCTCGCCGCGTCCCGGACACCGATCCCCCAGCCGCTGAGCTACCTGATCGACGACGTGGTGCGCAGCTTCGGCCGGCTCCGCGTCGGCGTCGCCTCGTCGTTCGTCCGCTCCGAGGACGAGGCCGCGCTCGCCGCGCTCGAGAACCACCCCAAGGCCGCCGGGCTCGGTCTCCAGCGGATCGCGCCGACCGTCCTGGTCTCGACCGTGCCGATCGACGTCCTCCTCCCCCGGCTGCGCGAGCTCGGCGCCGCCCCCGTCGTCGAGGGACCCGACGGTGTGGTCCGGGTGGGCGCCGCCGAGGCCCTCCGGGCCCGCAGCCCCCGAACCCGCGAGGTCACCGACGCCGCCCGCGCCGCCGCCCGGCAGTCGGCCCAGGTGGTGGCCGCCGTGCAGACCCTGCGTGAGGGTGACGAGGCCGCCCGCAACCGGCCCGCCTCGGCGTCCCTGCCCGGAGGCGGGGTGCTCTCGGCCCTGCGCGACGCGATCGAGCGCCGGGGCACGGTCCTCATCGGGTTCACCGACAACCAGGGCGTCGTCGCCGAGCGCGCGATCCTCCCGCTGACCGTCGAGGGCGGTCAGCTCACCGCCCGCGACGCGGACGCCGACGCCGATGACCTCGATGCCGAGCGGCGCTATGCGGTGCACCGCATCAACCGGGTGGTGCCGACCGGCACGTAG
- a CDS encoding PP2C family protein-serine/threonine phosphatase, which produces MTHVELHHGAATDVGLVRQANEDAYLAAPPVFVVADGMGGHDRGDIASAFVVEEFARLAEGRYDLERGTAVVDATLQAVQDRLLAYDAEQRAAGAGEGFAAGTTAVIALLVESADGPRWLLANVGDSRIYRFSEGELEQVSVDHSVVQELVDAGRLTPAAAAVHPSRNVVTRALGGAAMPSNVSGAADYFLLPLSAVERLVLCSDGVSGMVDDAALAAILARHDDPRDAADALVAAAVAAGGHDNATAVVVDVVGLAHEDPYDSAAQRMSLEQKLGALP; this is translated from the coding sequence ATGACCCACGTCGAGCTCCACCACGGGGCCGCCACGGACGTCGGACTCGTCCGCCAGGCCAACGAGGACGCCTACCTCGCGGCCCCACCCGTCTTCGTCGTCGCCGACGGCATGGGCGGTCACGATCGCGGTGACATCGCGAGCGCCTTCGTCGTCGAGGAGTTCGCCCGCCTCGCCGAGGGCCGCTACGACCTCGAGCGCGGGACCGCCGTCGTCGACGCCACGCTCCAGGCCGTCCAGGACCGCCTCCTCGCCTACGACGCCGAGCAGCGCGCGGCCGGCGCGGGCGAGGGCTTCGCCGCCGGTACGACGGCCGTGATCGCCCTCCTCGTCGAGTCCGCCGACGGCCCCCGCTGGCTGCTCGCCAACGTCGGCGACTCCCGGATCTACCGCTTCTCCGAGGGCGAGCTCGAACAGGTCAGCGTCGACCACAGCGTCGTCCAGGAGCTCGTCGACGCCGGCCGCCTCACCCCGGCCGCCGCCGCCGTCCACCCCAGCCGCAATGTCGTCACCCGCGCCCTCGGCGGCGCCGCGATGCCCAGCAACGTCAGCGGCGCGGCCGACTACTTCCTGCTTCCCCTCTCCGCGGTCGAGCGCCTCGTCCTGTGCTCCGACGGCGTCAGCGGCATGGTCGACGACGCCGCCCTGGCCGCGATCCTCGCCCGCCACGACGACCCCCGCGACGCCGCCGACGCCCTCGTCGCCGCCGCCGTCGCCGCCGGGGGACACGACAACGCGACTGCCGTCGTGGTGGATGTGGTGGGATTGGCGCACGAAGATCCGTACGACTCGGCCGCCCAGCGGATGAGTCTGGAGCAGAAGTTGGGAGCACTCCCATGA
- a CDS encoding RDD family protein: protein MSSLAPPPVAAGSGLGGGPGTGRAVLDPPAEMDRRFTAFLVDRVLGWGLAAAAAAGAWLLSDRVLVAALAFAGVLVLVGLVLALALGTTGRTPGKALAGLRVVRQSSGRPIGVPAALGRTIVLGVAGLPTVGLGWATLAWTAAMDPDGRRRALHDRIGDAVVVDARPRPVPVDVDEVAARPQQVVNLTAMRLLPAPVLDTPTPTPTPTPTPTSVPVPAPAPAAAPVPAPAPTPAAAPNPTPNPTPTPAPAPSTPPGAHRAPPPGAPGAPGAPIAEQTRVRPRAGDPAAQTPAAAAAQAPVSVLRWRVEFDTGEAFEVEGLALVGRRPEARPGEPVRHVVPLRSSDMSLSKTHAQFQVAPDGALVVMDRGSTNGSYVVRQGMSRSLTPGRPSTLLAGDVVRFGDRSMKVERA, encoded by the coding sequence ATGTCGTCCCTCGCCCCACCGCCCGTCGCTGCCGGCTCCGGCCTCGGCGGCGGACCCGGCACGGGCCGCGCCGTCCTGGACCCGCCGGCCGAGATGGACCGGCGGTTCACCGCCTTCCTCGTCGACCGCGTGCTCGGGTGGGGACTGGCGGCCGCGGCCGCCGCGGGGGCCTGGTTGCTGAGTGACCGGGTGCTCGTCGCGGCGCTGGCGTTCGCCGGGGTGCTGGTGCTGGTGGGGCTGGTCCTCGCCCTCGCCCTCGGTACGACGGGGCGCACGCCCGGCAAGGCGCTCGCCGGCCTCCGGGTGGTCCGGCAGAGCAGCGGGCGTCCGATCGGGGTGCCGGCGGCGCTCGGGCGGACGATCGTGCTCGGGGTGGCCGGACTGCCGACGGTGGGCCTGGGCTGGGCGACCCTCGCCTGGACCGCCGCCATGGACCCGGACGGACGCCGTCGCGCGCTCCACGACCGGATCGGCGACGCGGTCGTGGTCGACGCCCGCCCGCGTCCGGTCCCGGTCGACGTCGACGAGGTCGCCGCCCGGCCGCAGCAGGTCGTCAACCTCACCGCGATGCGGCTGCTGCCGGCGCCGGTCCTGGACACTCCGACCCCGACGCCGACCCCGACGCCCACGCCGACCTCCGTGCCGGTCCCAGCCCCAGCCCCAGCCGCAGCCCCGGTCCCGGCTCCGGCGCCGACTCCAGCGGCGGCCCCGAACCCGACCCCGAACCCGACCCCGACCCCGGCGCCCGCCCCGTCCACGCCCCCCGGAGCCCACCGCGCACCCCCGCCCGGAGCCCCCGGCGCCCCCGGAGCCCCGATCGCCGAGCAGACCCGCGTCCGCCCCCGCGCCGGCGACCCCGCCGCCCAGACCCCGGCCGCCGCCGCGGCCCAGGCCCCGGTGTCGGTGCTGCGCTGGCGGGTGGAGTTCGACACCGGTGAGGCGTTCGAGGTCGAGGGCCTGGCGCTGGTCGGCCGGCGTCCCGAGGCGCGCCCGGGTGAGCCGGTGCGGCACGTGGTGCCGCTGCGGTCCAGCGACATGTCGCTGTCCAAGACCCACGCTCAGTTCCAGGTCGCGCCCGACGGCGCGCTGGTGGTGATGGACCGCGGCTCGACCAACGGCTCCTACGTCGTGCGCCAGGGCATGTCGCGCTCGTTGACGCCGGGCCGGCCGAGCACGCTGCTGGCCGGCGACGTGGTGCGCTTCGGCGACCGCAGCATGAAGGTCGAGCGGGCCTAG
- a CDS encoding GNAT family N-acetyltransferase, with product MATELMPPVLPAPSLPIRTERLVLRLVRPDDRAAIGAYCADPEVTRYLPFPALDEDGLSTRMERLVAGTAPSATGEILALAVEHEGVLVGDLMLRLTTAHSPESSPSIAELGWVFAPAYAGRGFATESAAALVDLAFTHYPLHRLMAQLDPRNLASARLCERLGMTFEAHTREDYAERAGGWSDTAVYGLLRREWEAGR from the coding sequence GTGGCAACCGAATTGATGCCGCCGGTGCTGCCGGCCCCGTCCCTGCCGATCCGGACCGAGCGCCTGGTGCTCCGGCTGGTCCGTCCCGACGACCGCGCCGCCATCGGCGCCTACTGCGCCGACCCCGAGGTGACCCGCTACCTGCCCTTCCCCGCCCTCGACGAGGACGGGCTCAGCACCCGCATGGAGCGCCTCGTCGCCGGCACCGCACCCTCGGCGACCGGCGAGATCCTCGCCCTGGCCGTCGAGCACGAGGGCGTCCTCGTCGGCGACCTGATGCTCCGGCTCACCACCGCGCACTCCCCCGAGTCCTCGCCCTCGATCGCCGAGCTGGGCTGGGTGTTCGCACCGGCGTACGCCGGGCGGGGGTTCGCCACCGAGTCCGCCGCGGCCCTGGTCGACCTCGCCTTCACCCACTACCCGCTGCACCGCCTGATGGCCCAGCTCGACCCGCGCAACCTGGCCTCGGCGCGGCTGTGCGAGCGGCTCGGGATGACGTTCGAGGCGCACACCCGCGAGGACTACGCCGAGCGCGCCGGCGGGTGGAGCGACACGGCCGTCTACGGCCTGCTCCGGCGGGAGTGGGAGGCGGGACGCTAG